A single Oleidesulfovibrio alaskensis DSM 16109 DNA region contains:
- a CDS encoding ABC transporter ATP-binding protein produces MHIEIRGISIRYADRPVLDNVSFAAQAGDIVSIVGPSGVGKTTLLRIIAGLEHPHAGEVLFSGLPAPAQQKKRALWEKEPEHPAIMVFQDYLLFPNLTVHDNVAFGLKARRTPRPERARRVEEMLHFFQLHELAGRYPVQLSAGQKQRVAIARAMVVNPAVLLLDEPFANLDRNLKLSTAEFIRSTQKTFGTTTISVTHDLEEAFAMSDRIGVMLNGRLEQYDTPENLHNAPIAGSVAEFLGPVNVLDAAACLQLGLPHGPAGIRVRPEALLLAPDPAGPGKVLAVRYGGHHVRYTVHAAGTGLTVYAMHDTLKPGDRVRIDMTRALPDPDRTSGQAETPRTAGVSGATGTAD; encoded by the coding sequence ATGCATATTGAAATACGGGGAATAAGCATACGCTACGCGGACAGGCCCGTGCTGGACAATGTGAGCTTTGCGGCACAGGCAGGCGACATAGTATCCATTGTGGGGCCTTCGGGCGTCGGCAAAACCACGCTGCTGCGCATCATCGCCGGACTGGAGCACCCCCATGCCGGAGAGGTGCTTTTTTCGGGTCTGCCCGCACCGGCACAGCAAAAAAAAAGGGCACTCTGGGAAAAAGAACCGGAGCATCCTGCCATCATGGTGTTTCAGGACTATCTGCTTTTCCCCAACCTCACCGTGCACGACAATGTGGCCTTCGGACTGAAAGCGCGGCGCACGCCGCGGCCGGAACGGGCCAGACGGGTGGAGGAAATGCTGCATTTTTTCCAGCTGCATGAACTGGCCGGCAGATATCCGGTACAGCTTTCCGCAGGGCAGAAACAGCGCGTCGCCATCGCCCGCGCCATGGTGGTCAATCCCGCCGTGCTGCTGCTAGACGAACCGTTTGCCAACCTTGACCGCAACCTCAAACTGTCCACTGCGGAATTCATACGCAGCACACAGAAGACTTTCGGCACAACCACCATCAGTGTGACCCACGATCTGGAAGAAGCCTTTGCCATGTCCGACCGCATCGGGGTGATGCTGAACGGCAGGCTGGAGCAGTACGACACGCCGGAGAACCTGCACAACGCCCCCATTGCCGGCAGTGTGGCTGAATTTCTGGGACCCGTGAATGTGCTGGATGCCGCAGCCTGCCTGCAGCTGGGGCTGCCGCACGGTCCGGCCGGCATACGCGTGCGGCCCGAAGCGCTGCTGCTTGCCCCGGACCCTGCAGGGCCCGGCAAAGTGCTTGCCGTACGTTACGGCGGCCACCATGTGCGCTATACCGTACATGCGGCCGGTACCGGGCTGACCGTATATGCCATGCACGACACACTGAAACCGGGTGACAGGGTACGCATAGACATGACACGCGCCCTGCCTGACCCTGACCGTACTTCAGGTCAGGCTGAAACACCCCGCACGGCAGGGGTCTCCGGCGCAACGGGCACTGCGGACTAG
- a CDS encoding peptidylprolyl isomerase — translation MSNPMVLLETSSGDMLIELYADKAPETVKNFLRYVEEGFYENTIFHRVIKNFMIQGGGVTMRMEDKKGHEPIANEAGNGLKNVRGTIAMARTAAPHSATSQFFINLVDNPDLDHQDDSDAGFGYCVFGAVVEGMDVVDAIGKLKTKPMGEHDDVPVDSVVITGAGLFDL, via the coding sequence ATGAGCAATCCCATGGTGCTGCTGGAAACATCTTCCGGCGATATGCTGATAGAACTCTATGCCGACAAGGCCCCTGAAACCGTGAAAAACTTTCTGCGCTATGTGGAGGAAGGTTTTTACGAAAACACCATCTTCCACCGTGTCATTAAAAATTTCATGATTCAGGGCGGTGGCGTTACCATGCGCATGGAAGACAAAAAAGGCCACGAACCCATTGCCAACGAGGCAGGCAACGGCCTTAAAAACGTCCGCGGCACCATTGCCATGGCGCGCACCGCAGCCCCCCACAGCGCGACTTCACAGTTTTTCATCAACCTTGTGGACAACCCCGACCTTGACCATCAGGACGATTCCGATGCCGGATTCGGCTACTGCGTTTTCGGTGCCGTGGTTGAAGGCATGGACGTGGTTGATGCCATAGGCAAGCTGAAAACCAAACCCATGGGTGAGCACGATGATGTTCCCGTGGATTCGGTGGTCATCACCGGCGCAGGCCTTTTCGACCTGTAG
- a CDS encoding sensor domain-containing protein: protein MSIYGHHFLLPAQAAAACLTLLAAAPAVPAAQRTADVMAGTWTYGGRPYMLLLGILVVVSAGMAVTGMVRARNSARRAAQMEKLLRQRLGETTEWADREREIRTLMHHAAIGIYRSTLDGSRFIEANKHLALLYGMHDEKEFLRTVTPLDMHPSGQNRQELMQKLRRDGVVSRQKILLRDKSGSLRHAITSALISSRNESIFGLIYDMTDEHNSKEEMRRTGAMLQSVIDAMPNPFFFKNARGRYKIVNRAFCRLVNRPAEALVDRTVEAFASPAMAQIYNDADAVLLTAAGPAVQRYETVVESEEGGTEVLLYKESICDDNGTITGIVGAAFDITSRKETESALRQAEERYRTIFMHALDGIFTCTPQGLLLEANPAFARMFGYESRETLLETAPSVRSLWVSSQTHDEVMGLLCNRQQLTAQRAEMLRRNGEHFWAEINCQAFYDMQGEVTRVEGVISDVTHHMMQERELRTQASTDKLTGLMNRYGFDEAFERLLAQAQRSTRKVGVAFIDLDGFKEINDRFGHDTGDMLLKEVARRLQQRVRETDITARPGGDEFAVLLWDVGGTEDLRRLGESLLDALRPPYRCDANVCTLTASIGLSLYPDHGLTAGTLLRQADQAMYAVKNAGKNAVRLAV from the coding sequence ATGAGCATATACGGACACCACTTTTTACTTCCGGCACAGGCCGCCGCTGCCTGCCTGACCCTGCTGGCAGCCGCGCCCGCGGTACCGGCCGCTCAGCGCACTGCGGACGTAATGGCCGGCACATGGACATACGGCGGCAGGCCCTACATGCTGCTGCTGGGCATACTGGTTGTCGTATCCGCCGGTATGGCGGTTACCGGCATGGTCCGGGCCAGAAATTCCGCCCGCCGCGCAGCGCAGATGGAAAAACTGCTCCGCCAGCGGCTGGGAGAAACAACCGAATGGGCCGACAGAGAACGCGAAATACGGACGCTCATGCACCATGCCGCCATCGGCATCTACCGTTCAACGCTTGACGGTTCGCGCTTTATCGAAGCCAACAAGCATCTTGCGCTGCTGTACGGCATGCATGATGAAAAAGAATTTCTGCGCACCGTCACGCCGCTGGATATGCACCCGTCGGGACAAAACCGGCAGGAACTCATGCAGAAGCTGCGCCGCGACGGCGTGGTCAGCAGGCAGAAAATCCTGCTGCGCGACAAATCAGGCAGTCTGCGGCACGCCATCACGTCCGCGCTCATCAGCTCCCGCAATGAAAGCATCTTCGGGCTTATCTATGACATGACGGACGAACACAACAGCAAAGAGGAAATGCGCCGCACCGGCGCCATGCTGCAGTCGGTCATTGATGCCATGCCCAACCCGTTCTTTTTTAAAAATGCCCGGGGCCGCTATAAGATTGTGAACCGCGCCTTCTGCCGGCTTGTGAACCGCCCTGCCGAAGCGCTGGTGGACCGTACGGTCGAAGCTTTCGCCTCGCCCGCCATGGCACAGATATACAACGATGCCGACGCAGTGCTGCTGACAGCGGCAGGCCCCGCCGTGCAGCGGTATGAAACCGTTGTCGAATCGGAAGAAGGCGGCACTGAGGTGCTGCTGTACAAAGAAAGCATATGCGACGATAACGGAACCATCACGGGCATAGTGGGCGCAGCGTTTGACATCACATCGCGCAAGGAAACCGAATCGGCCCTGCGGCAGGCGGAAGAACGGTACCGCACCATTTTCATGCATGCTCTGGACGGCATTTTCACCTGCACGCCGCAAGGTCTCCTGCTGGAAGCCAACCCCGCTTTTGCGCGCATGTTCGGTTACGAAAGCCGTGAAACCCTGCTGGAAACCGCTCCGTCCGTCCGCTCGCTGTGGGTCAGCAGCCAGACACACGACGAAGTGATGGGCCTTTTATGCAACCGGCAGCAACTCACGGCGCAGCGTGCCGAGATGCTGCGCCGCAACGGCGAACACTTCTGGGCGGAAATAAACTGTCAGGCCTTTTATGACATGCAGGGCGAAGTGACACGCGTAGAGGGCGTCATCTCTGACGTGACGCACCATATGATGCAGGAACGTGAGCTGCGGACGCAGGCTTCCACGGACAAGCTGACCGGCCTCATGAACCGTTACGGCTTTGATGAAGCCTTTGAGCGGCTGCTGGCGCAGGCGCAGCGCAGTACGCGCAAGGTGGGCGTGGCGTTCATTGATCTGGACGGGTTCAAGGAGATCAATGACAGATTCGGCCACGACACAGGAGACATGCTGTTGAAAGAGGTGGCACGCAGACTGCAGCAACGCGTGCGCGAAACCGATATAACGGCCAGACCGGGCGGTGACGAGTTTGCCGTGCTGTTGTGGGATGTGGGCGGAACCGAAGACCTGCGGCGGCTGGGGGAAAGCCTGCTGGACGCGCTGCGTCCGCCCTACCGCTGCGATGCAAATGTCTGTACGCTGACAGCCAGCATAGGGCTGAGCCTGTACCCCGACCACGGGCTGACCGCAGGAACCCTGCTGCGGCAGGCTGACCAGGCCATGTATGCGGTAAAAAACGCCGGAAAAAACGCTGTCCGGCTGGCTGTGTGA
- a CDS encoding FAD-dependent oxidoreductase: MSENDSAQNSEERRWLIPEEGRKHLAGVFAGLPGEVTLDVFTDGDEKNQYNEYTVRFAQELAELADKIDTRVHALDSAEAQRLGVTLGPSTLLNAGTYAIRFTGAPLGEEARGFIEAIMLVSAGKTAVSENVGRILERLEEKRTVRVFSSPGCPYCPGQVVNAVKCVIASPQLVSAEAVNSDEFPELSRKYGVGSVPHTNINDEFDAVGLMPEERFAVELVTMKDASGMVREAGQDAGTGDYPVEKVDLVIVGAGPAGLTAGIYAERSGLKSVVLDKAVVGGQVAVTPVVENYPGFKNVGGMNLVEMLAAHTREYAHVQEHEEIEEIKIGRNIEVYTARNVYLARALVFATGAQWRELGVPGEDTYFGKGVSHCASCDGFMFKGKKVIIVGGGNTALTDALHLKNLGVDITVVHRRDAFRAEQQLQDALEREQIPVLWDTVVEEILGTDGLVTGARLKNVKSGDVHEVALDGVFVAVGHVPNSALAAELGVTLNEDGTIAVDRAMRTNIPRVYAAGDVTGGIRQIVTAVGNGATAALSAFEDLQSSRWKK, translated from the coding sequence ATGAGCGAAAATGATTCTGCACAGAACAGCGAAGAACGCCGGTGGCTTATACCCGAAGAAGGACGCAAGCATCTGGCCGGTGTGTTTGCCGGACTGCCCGGTGAGGTCACTCTGGATGTCTTTACCGACGGCGATGAAAAAAATCAGTACAATGAATACACTGTCCGGTTTGCGCAGGAGCTTGCGGAACTGGCCGATAAAATAGACACCCGCGTGCATGCTCTGGACAGTGCCGAGGCTCAGCGGCTGGGCGTCACGCTGGGACCGAGCACGCTGCTCAATGCCGGTACCTACGCCATACGGTTTACCGGTGCACCGCTGGGAGAAGAAGCCAGAGGGTTCATCGAAGCCATTATGCTTGTTTCCGCCGGTAAGACCGCTGTTTCTGAAAACGTGGGCAGGATTCTTGAACGGCTGGAAGAAAAAAGAACCGTCCGGGTGTTTTCGTCGCCGGGGTGTCCCTACTGCCCCGGGCAGGTGGTGAACGCGGTGAAATGCGTCATTGCCAGCCCTCAGCTGGTCAGTGCCGAGGCAGTCAATTCTGACGAATTTCCCGAGCTTTCACGCAAGTACGGCGTCGGTTCGGTTCCGCATACCAACATCAATGACGAATTTGACGCCGTGGGGCTGATGCCTGAAGAGCGCTTTGCGGTTGAACTGGTAACCATGAAGGACGCTTCCGGCATGGTGCGTGAAGCCGGACAGGATGCGGGCACAGGCGACTACCCCGTGGAAAAGGTTGATCTGGTGATTGTGGGTGCGGGGCCTGCCGGTCTGACGGCCGGTATCTATGCCGAACGCAGCGGTTTGAAAAGCGTGGTGCTGGACAAGGCTGTTGTGGGCGGACAGGTGGCGGTGACACCCGTGGTGGAAAACTATCCCGGCTTTAAAAATGTGGGCGGCATGAATCTGGTGGAGATGCTGGCCGCGCATACCCGTGAATATGCCCATGTGCAGGAGCATGAAGAAATAGAGGAAATCAAGATAGGCCGTAACATAGAGGTGTACACGGCAAGAAACGTGTATCTGGCGCGTGCGCTTGTGTTTGCCACCGGTGCCCAGTGGCGTGAACTGGGCGTGCCGGGAGAGGATACCTACTTCGGCAAGGGGGTTTCGCACTGCGCATCGTGTGACGGTTTCATGTTCAAGGGTAAAAAAGTCATCATTGTGGGCGGCGGCAATACGGCACTGACCGATGCGCTGCATCTGAAAAATCTGGGTGTGGATATCACCGTGGTGCACCGCCGCGACGCCTTCAGGGCGGAACAGCAGCTGCAGGATGCGCTGGAGCGCGAGCAGATTCCCGTGTTGTGGGACACTGTGGTGGAGGAAATTCTGGGCACTGACGGTCTGGTCACCGGTGCCAGACTGAAAAACGTCAAAAGCGGCGATGTGCACGAAGTGGCACTGGACGGGGTGTTCGTGGCCGTGGGACATGTGCCTAATTCCGCTCTGGCTGCCGAACTGGGGGTCACGCTTAATGAAGACGGCACCATAGCGGTGGACCGTGCCATGCGTACCAATATCCCCAGAGTGTACGCTGCCGGTGATGTGACCGGCGGCATACGGCAGATAGTGACAGCCGTGGGCAACGGTGCCACGGCGGCGTTGTCGGCATTTGAAGACCTGCAGTCTTCGCGCTGGAAGAAATAA
- a CDS encoding Na+/H+ antiporter NhaC family protein translates to MRSFLTGIPASLAGLLLCSIPALAADASLGPVNAERFGIWTLIPPVVAILLAFITRNVVLSLFIGVFSGAFMLEAKGFDLYSGIVDGFLRLSGEILTSLADPWNAGIVLQVLAIGGLIALVSRMGGAKAIAEALARKARNAKSAQMSTFLMGIVIFFDDYANSLTVGPIMRPVTDKMKVSREKLAFIIDATAAPIAGMALISTWVAYEIGLIKDGFDAIGLQGNAYGTFVETLPFRFYNIFMLVFVVAGIWLLREFGPMLKAEQRARTTGKVLDDNAKPMVADEATDLEPDPDTPLSIWNAIIPIGVLIVAAFLGFYFNGYNAIMAGDNAALIASVKESPMGFASLRDCFGASDASVVLFQAALLAGIVAITMGVSRRIFTLEEALSTWVQGIKSLSITAVILLLAWSLSGMIKELGTARYLVTVLSDALPPFLLPSIIFILGSCISFATGTSYGTMGILMPLAIPLAWAITPEHNYLIMNIGAVLTGAIFGDHCSPISDTTILSSMGAACDHIDHTRTQLVYALTVGACAVLFGYLPAGLGLPVLLVLPLGIASVFIMTRLLGTRLPE, encoded by the coding sequence ATGCGTTCGTTTCTTACAGGCATTCCGGCGTCGCTTGCGGGGTTGCTGCTGTGCAGCATACCGGCGCTGGCCGCGGATGCCAGCCTGGGCCCCGTCAATGCCGAACGGTTCGGCATCTGGACGCTTATCCCGCCCGTTGTGGCCATCCTGCTGGCCTTCATCACGCGCAACGTGGTGCTTTCGCTGTTTATCGGTGTTTTCTCCGGCGCATTCATGCTGGAAGCAAAAGGCTTTGACCTGTACTCCGGCATAGTGGACGGTTTTCTGCGTCTGTCGGGCGAAATTCTGACCTCGCTGGCCGACCCGTGGAACGCGGGCATCGTGCTGCAGGTGCTGGCCATCGGCGGCCTTATTGCACTGGTTTCGCGCATGGGCGGCGCAAAGGCCATTGCAGAGGCACTGGCACGCAAAGCCAGAAATGCCAAAAGCGCACAGATGTCCACATTTCTCATGGGCATAGTCATTTTCTTTGACGATTACGCCAACTCGCTGACCGTGGGCCCCATCATGCGCCCCGTCACCGACAAAATGAAAGTTTCCCGCGAAAAACTGGCGTTCATCATCGATGCCACTGCCGCCCCCATTGCCGGCATGGCGCTCATATCCACATGGGTGGCCTACGAAATAGGCCTCATCAAAGACGGGTTCGACGCCATCGGCCTGCAGGGCAACGCCTACGGTACCTTTGTGGAAACGCTGCCTTTCCGTTTTTACAATATTTTCATGCTGGTATTTGTGGTGGCGGGCATCTGGCTGCTGCGCGAATTCGGCCCCATGCTGAAAGCCGAACAGCGTGCGCGCACCACCGGCAAGGTGCTGGACGACAACGCCAAGCCCATGGTTGCCGACGAGGCAACCGACCTTGAGCCGGACCCGGACACCCCGCTGAGCATCTGGAACGCCATCATCCCCATCGGGGTGCTTATCGTCGCGGCGTTTCTGGGCTTCTACTTCAACGGTTACAACGCCATCATGGCAGGCGACAACGCAGCCCTCATTGCTTCCGTGAAGGAATCGCCCATGGGCTTTGCCTCGCTGCGTGACTGCTTCGGCGCCTCCGACGCATCGGTGGTGCTTTTTCAGGCTGCGTTGCTGGCAGGCATTGTGGCCATCACCATGGGGGTCAGCCGTCGCATCTTCACGCTGGAAGAAGCTCTTTCCACATGGGTTCAGGGCATCAAGTCGCTCAGCATCACCGCCGTCATCCTGCTGCTGGCGTGGTCGCTTTCCGGCATGATCAAAGAACTGGGCACGGCACGCTATCTGGTGACCGTTCTTTCCGATGCGTTGCCGCCCTTCCTGCTGCCCAGCATCATCTTCATCCTCGGTTCGTGCATCTCGTTCGCCACCGGTACGTCTTACGGCACCATGGGCATACTCATGCCGCTGGCCATTCCGCTGGCATGGGCCATCACGCCGGAACACAACTATCTTATCATGAACATCGGGGCCGTGCTTACGGGGGCCATTTTCGGCGACCACTGCTCGCCCATTTCAGACACCACCATTCTGTCTTCCATGGGGGCCGCGTGCGACCACATCGACCACACGCGCACACAGCTTGTCTATGCCCTTACCGTGGGAGCCTGTGCGGTGCTGTTCGGTTACCTGCCCGCGGGCCTCGGCCTGCCGGTGCTGCTGGTGCTGCCTCTGGGTATCGCATCCGTGTTCATCATGACCCGTCTTCTGGGCACCCGCCTGCCGGAATAA
- the mutY gene encoding A/G-specific adenine glycosylase yields MIHDDDKERFVQALLGWFSVNMRDLPWRRDYTPYRVWVSEIMLQQTQMERGVTYFNRWMGRFPDVAAVARAAENDVLKAWEGLGYYSRARNLHRAARLIMQEHGGVFPCRYEDIRALPGVGDYTAGAIASIAFQQDAVAVDANVERVFSRLFDIDTPIKEKENAAFVRHTAQSLLPRGKARLFNQALMELGALVCGKKARCPLCPVQQWCEAFRLGIVQERPVLTARKSIVPIEVATGFLVHQGRIFIQKRPEMGVWAGFWEFPGGCIEQGETAEEAVRREFMEETEFDVVPREKIAVVRHGYTTYRATLHCYLLELRGGSDVPVLHAATESRWVRFAELDGYTLPAGHRKLVDMMAGSLQWQWLQGG; encoded by the coding sequence ATGATACATGATGATGATAAAGAACGGTTCGTACAGGCGCTGCTGGGCTGGTTTTCCGTGAATATGCGCGATCTGCCGTGGCGCCGCGATTATACTCCGTACCGCGTCTGGGTATCGGAAATAATGCTGCAACAGACACAGATGGAACGGGGCGTGACCTACTTCAACCGCTGGATGGGGCGTTTTCCCGATGTGGCCGCCGTGGCGCGCGCTGCGGAAAACGATGTGCTGAAGGCATGGGAAGGTCTGGGGTATTATTCACGCGCGCGTAATCTGCACAGGGCTGCCCGTCTGATAATGCAGGAGCACGGCGGGGTTTTTCCCTGCCGGTATGAAGATATCAGGGCGTTGCCCGGTGTGGGCGACTACACCGCAGGGGCCATAGCGTCCATTGCATTTCAGCAGGATGCCGTGGCTGTGGACGCCAATGTGGAGCGCGTTTTTTCGCGTCTGTTCGACATTGATACTCCCATAAAGGAAAAGGAAAACGCGGCCTTTGTGCGGCATACGGCGCAGAGCCTGCTGCCCCGCGGCAAGGCCCGCCTGTTCAATCAGGCTCTTATGGAGCTGGGCGCGCTGGTCTGCGGAAAAAAAGCCCGCTGCCCGCTGTGTCCCGTGCAGCAGTGGTGCGAGGCGTTCCGTCTGGGGATTGTGCAGGAACGTCCGGTGCTTACCGCCCGCAAATCCATAGTGCCTATCGAGGTGGCCACCGGCTTTCTGGTGCATCAGGGCAGGATATTTATTCAGAAACGACCGGAAATGGGCGTATGGGCAGGATTCTGGGAGTTCCCCGGCGGTTGCATAGAGCAGGGGGAGACTGCGGAGGAAGCCGTGCGGCGCGAGTTTATGGAAGAGACGGAGTTCGACGTTGTTCCGCGGGAAAAGATAGCCGTGGTGCGTCATGGCTACACCACATACCGCGCCACACTGCATTGTTATCTGCTGGAACTGCGTGGCGGCAGTGATGTGCCCGTACTGCATGCGGCTACGGAAAGCCGCTGGGTGCGTTTTGCCGAGCTGGACGGCTATACGCTGCCTGCGGGGCACCGCAAACTTGTGGATATGATGGCCGGCAGCCTGCAGTGGCAATGGCTGCAGGGCGGCTAG